One Vicugna pacos chromosome X, VicPac4, whole genome shotgun sequence DNA window includes the following coding sequences:
- the PRDX4 gene encoding peroxiredoxin-4 isoform X3: MDHRSRPRGIGLSRISGTQSRTPRAPIPFHVEQEAGEGEEWEMRELPRPRTPINGPPETEEVTDNAMVSKPAPYWEGTAVINGEFKELKLTDYRGKYLVFFFYPLDFTFVCPTEIIAFGDRIEEFRSINTEVVACSVDSQFTHLAWINTPRRQGGLGPISIPLLSDLNHQISKDYGVYLEDSGHTLRGLFIIDDKGILRQITLNDLPVGRSVDETLRLVQAFQYTDKHGEVCPAGWKPGSETIIPDPAGKLKYFDKLN; this comes from the exons AGAATCTCTGGGACTCAGTCCCGAACCCCCCGAGCCCCAATCCCCTTCCACGTGGAgcaggaggctggggaaggggaagaatgGGAGATGCGAGAGCTGCCTCGTCCAAGGACTCCTATCAACGGGCCCCCGGAGACTGAAGAAGTCACAGACAATGCTATGG tttccaAGCCAGCACCTTATTGGGAAGGAACAGCTGTGATAAATGGAGAATTTAAGGAGCTGAAGTTAACTGATTATCGTGGAAAATACCTGGTTTTTTTCTTCTATCCACTTGATTT caCTTTTGTGTGTCCAACTGAAATTATCGCCTTTGGTGATAGAATTGAGGAATTCAGATCGATAAACACTGAAGTTGTAGCATGCTCTGTGGATTCACAGTTTACCCATTTGGCCTG GATTAATACCCCTCGAAGACAAGGAGGACTTGGGCCAATAAGTATTCCACTTCTTTCCGATTTGAACCATCAGATCTCAAAGGACTATGGTGTCTATCTGGAAGACTCAGGCCACACCCTTAG AGGTCTTTTCATTATTGATGACAAAGGAATCCTAAGACAGATTACTCTGAATGACCTTCCTGTGGGTAGATCCGTGGATGAGACACTGCGTTTGGTTCAAGCATTCCAGTACACCGACAAACACGGAGAAG TCTGCCCTGCTGGTTGGAAACCTGGTAGTGAAACA ataATCCCAGATCCAGCTGGAAAACTGAAGTATTTCGATAAACTGAACTGa
- the PRDX4 gene encoding peroxiredoxin-4 isoform X1 encodes MEAPPPPPPLPATTPAPGPSRRLLLLPLLLFLLPAEALRGSEAEERLRTREEECHFYAGGQVYPGEASRVSVADHSLHLSKAKISKPAPYWEGTAVINGEFKELKLTDYRGKYLVFFFYPLDFTFVCPTEIIAFGDRIEEFRSINTEVVACSVDSQFTHLAWINTPRRQGGLGPISIPLLSDLNHQISKDYGVYLEDSGHTLRGLFIIDDKGILRQITLNDLPVGRSVDETLRLVQAFQYTDKHGEVCPAGWKPGSETIIPDPAGKLKYFDKLN; translated from the exons ATggaggcgccgccgccgccgccgccgctaccCGCGACGACTCCGGCCCCCGGCCCCAGCCGAAGGCTACTGCTGCTGCCGCTACTGCTCTTTCTGCTGCCGGCTGAAGCTCTGCGGGGCTCGGAGGCAGAGGAGAGGCTCCGAACTCGCGAAGAGGAGTGCCACTTCTATGCGGGTGGACAAGTGTACCCGGGGGAGGCGTCCCGGGTTTCGGTCGCCGACCACTCCCTGCACCTCAGCAAAGCCAAGA tttccaAGCCAGCACCTTATTGGGAAGGAACAGCTGTGATAAATGGAGAATTTAAGGAGCTGAAGTTAACTGATTATCGTGGAAAATACCTGGTTTTTTTCTTCTATCCACTTGATTT caCTTTTGTGTGTCCAACTGAAATTATCGCCTTTGGTGATAGAATTGAGGAATTCAGATCGATAAACACTGAAGTTGTAGCATGCTCTGTGGATTCACAGTTTACCCATTTGGCCTG GATTAATACCCCTCGAAGACAAGGAGGACTTGGGCCAATAAGTATTCCACTTCTTTCCGATTTGAACCATCAGATCTCAAAGGACTATGGTGTCTATCTGGAAGACTCAGGCCACACCCTTAG AGGTCTTTTCATTATTGATGACAAAGGAATCCTAAGACAGATTACTCTGAATGACCTTCCTGTGGGTAGATCCGTGGATGAGACACTGCGTTTGGTTCAAGCATTCCAGTACACCGACAAACACGGAGAAG TCTGCCCTGCTGGTTGGAAACCTGGTAGTGAAACA ataATCCCAGATCCAGCTGGAAAACTGAAGTATTTCGATAAACTGAACTGa
- the PRDX4 gene encoding peroxiredoxin-4 isoform X2, whose product MEAPPPPPPLPATTPAPGPSRRLLLLPLLLFLLPAEALRGSEAEERLRTREEECHFYAGGQVYPGEASRVSVADHSLHLSKAKISKPAPYWEGTAVINGEFKELKLTDYRGKYLVFFFYPLDFTFVCPTEIIAFGDRIEEFRSINTEVVACSVDSQFTHLAWINTPRRQGGLGPISIPLLSDLNHQISKDYGVYLEDSGHTLRGLFIIDDKGILRQITLNDLPVGRSVDETLRLVQAFQYTDKHGEVCPAGWKPGSETIKPEDAMKAWWPKEEL is encoded by the exons ATggaggcgccgccgccgccgccgccgctaccCGCGACGACTCCGGCCCCCGGCCCCAGCCGAAGGCTACTGCTGCTGCCGCTACTGCTCTTTCTGCTGCCGGCTGAAGCTCTGCGGGGCTCGGAGGCAGAGGAGAGGCTCCGAACTCGCGAAGAGGAGTGCCACTTCTATGCGGGTGGACAAGTGTACCCGGGGGAGGCGTCCCGGGTTTCGGTCGCCGACCACTCCCTGCACCTCAGCAAAGCCAAGA tttccaAGCCAGCACCTTATTGGGAAGGAACAGCTGTGATAAATGGAGAATTTAAGGAGCTGAAGTTAACTGATTATCGTGGAAAATACCTGGTTTTTTTCTTCTATCCACTTGATTT caCTTTTGTGTGTCCAACTGAAATTATCGCCTTTGGTGATAGAATTGAGGAATTCAGATCGATAAACACTGAAGTTGTAGCATGCTCTGTGGATTCACAGTTTACCCATTTGGCCTG GATTAATACCCCTCGAAGACAAGGAGGACTTGGGCCAATAAGTATTCCACTTCTTTCCGATTTGAACCATCAGATCTCAAAGGACTATGGTGTCTATCTGGAAGACTCAGGCCACACCCTTAG AGGTCTTTTCATTATTGATGACAAAGGAATCCTAAGACAGATTACTCTGAATGACCTTCCTGTGGGTAGATCCGTGGATGAGACACTGCGTTTGGTTCAAGCATTCCAGTACACCGACAAACACGGAGAAG TCTGCCCTGCTGGTTGGAAACCTGGTAGTGAAACA ATCAAACCTGAAGATGCCATGAAAGCCTGGTGGCCAAAAGAAGAGCTGTAA